One window from the genome of Natronomonas pharaonis DSM 2160 encodes:
- a CDS encoding MarR family transcriptional regulator, giving the protein MRTYISPIGYDTRRATRPVINQGMQGGDMLVLLRPEAESDTEWANQTIADVKQYLHEAEPAFEINVERVETASFEATVRDCCRLLGDIEPDRETIVSLGGGARDVLLPLTVASLVYANQIDTALFFSDLDSTVREWVLPDLTTQIPDRTTDTFTIILEAGGWISLSEIVSRTSHSKSTVVRHVNDLEEAGVIQADTSEKAKRVRVTFSGEILSMA; this is encoded by the coding sequence GCGGCCAGTAATCAATCAAGGAATGCAGGGCGGAGATATGTTAGTATTGCTGCGCCCCGAGGCCGAATCTGATACAGAGTGGGCAAACCAGACAATTGCAGATGTCAAACAATACTTGCACGAAGCTGAACCGGCCTTCGAGATCAACGTCGAGCGGGTCGAGACAGCATCATTCGAAGCGACCGTTCGCGACTGCTGTCGACTCCTTGGAGACATTGAACCTGACCGAGAGACGATTGTTTCCTTAGGCGGTGGAGCCCGAGACGTCCTTCTTCCGCTTACAGTTGCATCGTTAGTCTATGCAAATCAGATTGATACAGCGCTGTTTTTCAGCGACCTCGACAGCACGGTACGAGAGTGGGTTCTTCCAGATCTGACTACCCAAATCCCCGACCGAACAACCGATACGTTCACCATTATTCTCGAAGCAGGCGGATGGATCTCTCTTTCTGAGATTGTAAGCAGAACATCTCACTCGAAGAGTACAGTCGTACGCCACGTGAATGATCTCGAAGAAGCTGGTGTTATCCAGGCGGATACCAGTGAGAAGGCAAAGCGTGTTCGTGTGACTTTTTCTGGTG